ACTTGCAGAATGAGCTGTTAGACAGGCAACCTCGCAAATGTGGCAGCCGATACAGACGTCTTTATTAGGATAAACTCTACGCATATCTACCGTCCTGCGTGTTTAACGCCAAGGATATCCAGTTCTGTCTCATTAAGACCAAGACCACGCAACTTATCACGGTTACCGCGCAAGCTTTCAATGGAGTTAAGTCCCATACCGCCGAGCATTTCTTGAATTTCATGTCCCCATGCGCGAACAAGGTTGGCAAGACGTTTGGCAGCAATGTCTGGATTCTGACGTTTTTTAAGGCGTGCTTCGTTAGTTGCAATCCCCCAAGGACATTTACCTGTGTAGCAACGTCCACACAGAGTACAGCCCACAGAAACCAACGCAGCGGTACCAATATAGATGGCGTCCGCACCAAGTGCGATTGCTTTAATTGCATCAGCAGAGCAACGGATACCGCCAGCTACAACCAGTGAAGCATGGTTGCGGATACCTTCATCACGCAGACGGTTGTCTACAGCAGCAAGAGCAAGTTCCATCGGGATACCAACGTTATCACGGATCATGGTAGGTGCTGCACCTGTACCACCTCTAAAGCCGTCAATAACAACAATATCCGCACCTGCGCGAACAATACCGGATGCAATTGCAGGAGCATTGTGCACTGCCGCAATCTTTACAGAAACCGGAACCTTGTATTCGGTTGATTCTTTGATTGCGTAGATAAGCTGAAGCAAATCTTCAATAGAGTAAATATCGTGATGCGGCGCAGGAGAAATAGCATCCGAGCCGACTGGACACATACGGGTTTTAGAAACCTCTTCATCGATTTTTTCACCCGGCAAGTGACCACCGATACCCGGCTTAGCGCCCTGACCGATTTTAATTTCTACCGCGCTACCAGCGTTCAAGTAATCTTTGTGAACACCGAATCGACCTGATGCAACCTGTACAATAGTATTCTGACCGTACTTGTACAGATCAGGGTGCAGACCACCCTCACCAGTGTTGTACGCAATACCAAGCTCTGTTGCAGCCATTGCCATAGCTTTATGGAGGTTCAGGTTAATTGAACCAAAAGACATAGCAGAAAACATAAGCGGGTAATTAAGCTTAAGCTGCGGTCCTACTTTAGTGGTAAGTTTTGGACCGTCCGGCGTAGACTCAAAGCTCACGTTGTCCGGCTTAGAACCAAGGTAGGTAGTCAGTTCCATTGGCTCACGAAGAGGGTCAATGGACGGGTTGGTTACCTGACTGGCATCAAGCTGAAGGTTATCCCAGTAGATAGGCTTATCGGATGGAGAACCCATACCGGAAAGCAGAATACCGCCAGTATCCCCCTGCTTGTATACATGCTTCATGTACGTAGGAGTCCACAGAGCATTGTCCCTGAAATCAGCCGGATTCTTTTTAATGGTAAGACATCCGGTTGGACAGAATGCTTCACAACGGTGACACCCAACACATTTAGTATGGTCATGGCTTACACACTGACGTGCATCATCCCAGTAATGGGCTTCGTAAGAACACTGACGCACACAAACTTCGCAATTGATACAACGATCATTTTCACGATCAATAACAAAGTCGCTAAAATTCTGGCTTATTGGCTTAAACAGCAAAACAATCTCTCCTCGTGACACAAAGCGCCCGCGCGCGTCATTCGCATTTTTTCTGAGCTAAATCTTCAATAGGGAGGTCAGTTACCACTAGCTGGCAACTGCCATGGATTATATTTACCGAAAAATGGTCAAATTTGTCAAGATTGTAATTTTTAGTTTTTATACTAGCTCGAATTAGAACTTTATCTCAATATAGACCGGATAGTTAACTACACTTTATACAAAATTGTCATAAAAACAATATTCTTCATTTTTTACATTTTTGTATAAAAATGTGTTTTGATGAATTCTCGAACCAATTGAACTATCTTTTCAGAGGTTTCTACATGCGTCGTAATTATATGATGCCCTGTGACTTTTTCTTCAATCCGTAACAATTTTATTGTCACATCTTTGGAAGAAACACTCTTCGCAAGCAAGAAAACATTCCCGAGAGGCACACTCCTGTCCGTAGGAGCTTGAACAATAAGGATAGGGGCAGTTATGGAATTCACCTCTTGCCGCACTTTTTTTACTCCATTCATAAGCTCATGTAATTGTTGTAAACTTACAAATTCGTCATATCCTTCCCATGGTGCAATTTTTAAATGCGTTTCATCGCGCCGCCCTAAAGGAAATACTGGCTTAAGATGCTTAATTATAGGCGTAAACGGAATCCGCCAGTCTTTCATCTGCCATGGAAAAAGTGAATACAGATACAACGGGGCTGCAAGAGACACCACACCTGCAACAGGAAACTTGGACGCAACATGCAAAGCCAGCGTCCCTCCCATTGAAATTCCCACAACAAAAACAGCATCTACTTGTTCTGCAAGCGCTGCGTATTCTTTTTCAGCAGCCCATTCCCAATCTGACCAGCCAGTTGTTTGAAAATCCTCAAACGTCGTTCCATGACCGGGCAACATTATATTACGCACAACAACACCGTCTGCCTCCAGCGGCTCTACAAACGGTTCCATCTCAAACGAGCTTCCAGTCCAGCCGTGAATCAACAAGCACCCTACTTTCATATTCTACCCTTTTTAGTATTCCGAAAACAACCTTTTCTCCGCGGCATCTATCTACCTAAAAACAGAGACTATACAAAAGAGCGCGAAACACGCCCTTCCAGCGACAGAAACAATGCATATACAATGCGGCACGCTGCTAGAATCTAGAGAAGTTGCAAATCCCAACAGGCGAACGTCTAATCAACCTTGTTTAAGCCAACACAATACACTACAGTACCGCACCAGCAACGTATGACAATAATGAGGAGTTTATGAATGCAACCATGTGACACTTTACTATTTGCGGAGATCATCGTCACTCAGAACGAATCACGCTCTATCATATATAACGGCGGCATCGCTATTTCTGAAAGCAAAATCCTGTGCATTGATGCGGCTGATGTCGTGCGTTCGCAATACACCTCAAAAAACACAATAGAACTCGGCAGCTCACTACTCATGCCGGGACTCATAAACAGCCACACGCACGCAGCTATGACGTTGCTTCGCGGTGCAGCAGACGACCTCCCGCTCATGGATTGGCTCAACAACCATATTTTCCCTGTTGAACAGAACCTAACAGCCGAACAGGTTGAGCTTGGAGCACTGCTGGCATGTGCAGAGATGACACGCTACGGAACCACATCGTTTACTGATATGTATCTGATTGAAGATGCAACATATAAGGCTGTAGATCAATCTGGATTACGTGTCCTTGGTGGCGAAGCGCTCTTTATGTTCCCGTCCCCTGCCTATAAAGATTTTGACGCTGGAATAGCACTTGTGCGTGAGCTAAAGGCAAAGTGGCAGAGCAATCCGCGAATCCGTCAGGCTGTCATGCCACATGCCGTGTACACAACCACACCGGAAATCCTTACAACGTGTCGAGATGTTGCAGAGGAACTAAACTTACCTATTCATATCCACCTTGCAGAAACCCCGACAGAGACAGCAGCCTGCATAGAAAGCTTCGGCAAACGTCCTGTCGAATATGCGCATAGCCTTGGCTTACTGGGCAAACGTACAACCGTGGCACATGCTGTTGATCTGACCGATGACGAAATTTCCTTACTCGCCGAAACCGGTACAGTTGTAGCGCACAACCCAGAGAGCAACATGAAACTTGCTTCCGGCATGGCTCCCATTGAAAAAATGCTTGCCAAAGGAGTCACCGTAACACTGGGCACTGATGGCGCAGCCTCTAACAACGCCCTCAACATGTTTACAGAAATGGCTTCCTGCGCGTTTCTACACAAAGTTCAGCATATTGATCCAACCGTCGCTTCTGCACAAACTGTGCTGGATATGGCAACACGAAATGGGGCATGCAGCATGGGACAGTCCGATATCGGGGCATTAACAGTCGGGAATCAGGCTGACATAATCGCACTCGACCTCACCCAGCCAAACATGCTGCCTATGCATAACCCCGTATCTCAACTGGTTTATGCAACATGCGGAGCTGAAGTGCACATGACCATGGTCGCAGGGGAAATTCTATATCACGACGGCAGATACACGAAAATTGACTACCCTGCCCTAATTGAGTCTGCAAAAGATGTTGCTAAATGGGTACAAAAGAAGATACAGAAGCGCAGCTAACTGCGTACGACATTTTTTACACATGCTTTTATGCCACTACACAATCTTGGCTATTGAATATTTTTTCGTTCAAAAGCTTGCCGGATAAAACACTGTGTATGTCTACGCTAGTCATTGTTTATCAGTGCTCAATCACATTTAATACCACAGTGTGATTACGCAACTGCACATTGACACGTTGTTTTTTAGTTGACTTTTCGTCAAAAAAATATAATTGGACATCGCTTCAAAGATAATATGCGCGCGTAGCCCGCGCGACCTCAGGAGGAAATTAATATGAGTGCTAAAGCTGTAAGCTTCGCCGATGCTAAAATGACTGAAGAAGGCATGCTCTACAAAGGGTTTGTTTGCCAGCCAGTGGTCGAACAGTGTCAGGGCTGCGAACGCACCGGTGAATTCGAAGGCCAGACATACTGTACAAGCTACGCAACCCCTAACACCAAATGGGCTCTTGGTGGTTGCAACTTTGCTACCCACGTTAAAGCTACCGTGGATAAATCTGGTAAAGTTAAAATTAACCCACTTAAGGCTTCCAAACGTGCCGCTCGCGGTCGTTAATCTGCTATATTTTGGTTAGAAATAGGGAAGGTTGCATACAACCTTCCCTTTTCTTTTTTCAGCAAGAAAAAAAGCTGGCATAACGATGTGCTACTTCTAAAGAAGACATCTTTGTTATACCTTCCAGCAACAGAAAAAAGTATTGCAACCAACTAGCCGTGCTTCTTTCTTATCGTGTCCGTGTCAGTAGCCTTGCGTTACACAGCACGGCATTCTTTCTGAAAAATGTTTTACGTATAAGACTGTTGGCAACTGTCCGTTTTTCCAGATTACATACTATCTGTGCAGCGAACAGCGTAAAGAGTAAACGCACATACTTGTTGCAAACGCCTTCCTTTTACCAGTGCCGCCGCAACATGCAGTGTCGTCATCAGCCTAAAGCATAACTGCGTTATTATTCACCCTGATTCTCTGACGGAGAACTTTCATGAGCGAAAAACTTCTCGCATTTCTTGATGCCCAGCATGATTTAGTAATTGAACTTCAAAAAGAAATGACGGCACGCCCCGCGCTTTGCCCGTCCAGCGGCGGACAGGGAGAAAAAGATAAGGCTGATTACCTGCACGGCTGGCTTAAAGAAAACAATATTACTGACGTTGAAGAGCTGCGTGCCCCTGACACCCGAGTCAGTTGCGGCTACCGCCCGACCATTATTGCTCGCGTGCCGGGAAAAACAGAAAAAACACTCTGGATCATCGGTCACACCGATGTTGTACCTACTGGCGACCTGAACCTGTGGGACAGTGATCCTTGGACTATCCATGTTGACGGCGACTTCATCTATGGTCGTGGCGTAGAAGACAACCAGCAGGCAATCGTTTCCGGTCTTCTTGTTGCAAAAGGACTCGTAGATAACGACATCACTCCTGAGTACACTCTCGGGCTTATTCTGACCGCAGATGAAGAAACCGGCAGCAAATACGGTCTTGAATACGTAATGAAAGAGCGCCCTGAGCTCTTCAAACAAGAAGATTTAATCCTTGTTCCAGATATCGGTGACGCAGACGGAACTATGATTGAAGTCGCTGAAAAATCCATTCTTTGGGAAAAAATTTCTGTAGTCGGCAAGCAGTGCCACGGTTCTACACCATGCGAAGGCATCAACTCTCTGGAAGCTGCCTCCACGTTCATTCTCAAAATCAAAAAACTGCACGAAATCTTTGATCGAAAAGACGACCTCTTCGATCCTCCGATTTCTACATTTACACCGACTAAAAAAGAAGCGAACGTGCCGAACATCAACACCGTACCGGGACTTGATGTATTCTTTGTCGATTGCCGTATTCTCCCTGGATACGACCTTGAAGATATCCGCAAAGAAATTAAAAAACTCGGCGACGAAGTTATCGCAGAATACGGTGTGCAAATCACCTATGAAGACGATCAGGCAGGTCAGTCAATCAGCCAGACTTCTGTAGACAGCGAAGTTGTGACCAAGCTTGAACGCGCTATTAAGACAGTCTACAATGTAACTCCGCAGCCAAAAGGCGTTGGCGGTGGCACTGTAGCAGCACATTTGCGTGATGAAGGACACCCTGTAGCTTGCTGGAGCAAACTCATTCCGAACGCACATGTGCCAAATGAAAAAACCCGTATTTCCTGCAACATTGGCGACGCAAAAGTTATTGCCACAATGTTGTTTGATACCGCCGAATAAATACAAATAGAATCTCTGACGCTATGTAGGGAATCCTGCACATAGGGTTCCCTACATCATAGCGACGGCTTAGCAACGCTCAAAATCTGTTTTCAGGCAAGATATGGTACTACCAATGTGCATTGCCTAAAAAAGATCGTCAAAGCCCGTGCAAACGTCCAGAGCACGCTTTGAACATGGCAAAATAAAAGGCGACCTCGCTGATACAAGTTTTGAAATTTTTACGATCCTTTTTCAAAAAAATTCGTAAAACTCCGCTGACAAGCGCCGTCAGAGACACCACGTAAGACACACGCAGTATTTATATAACGAAGAAAAATTATGATAAAAACACCCCCACCAGCTATTTTTGATGTCATTGTCGTAGGCGCAGGTCATGCCGGTGCCGAAGCTGCTATGGCTGCCAGCAATCTTGGAATGACAACGTTGTTGCTCACGATCAACTTGGATCATATCGGCGCACTTTCCTGCAACCCTGCCATCGGCGGTCTCGCCAAAGGGCACATGGTGCGTGAAATTGATGCACTCGGCGGCATGATGGGGGTATGGGCAGACCAATCCGGTATTCAATTCCGTACATTGAACACCAGTAAAGGTCCTGCTGTACACGCGACTCGTGCACAAATTGACCGCGACGAGTACATGCGCGTGGTAAAGCGCGACATTTTCGCACAGGAAAATCTCTGGGTATGGCAGGATACAGCTCACGAACTGATGGTAGAAAACGGACGCTGCTCCGGCGTGCGTACACAGCTTGGACAAGAATTTGCTGCAAAGACTGTCATTATTACTACTGGCACGTTTATGCGCGGTCTCATCCACGTAGGACTCAATAATTTCTCTGGCGGACGCCTTGGCGATCCGGCAAGCAGTGGTCTATCCGAATCCTTCAAAAGCGTAGGATTAGAGCTTGGTCGCTTAAAAACCGGCACAGTACCGCGTATTCTTAAAGACAGCATCGACTTTTCCGTAATGGAGCCACAGCATGGTGATACACCTCCGCCTCCATTCAGCTTCCGCACTAAAGAAATTCCACTGCCTCAACTGCCATGCTATCAAACATGGACAAATGAAGAGACGCACGAAATCATCAAAACCGGTTTTGACCGTTCTCCACTCTTTACCGGAGTTATTGACGGAACCGGAGCGCGTTACTGCCCGTCCATTGAAGATAAAATTGCGCGTTTCCCAGACAAAGTTCGACATCAAATTTTCGTAGAGCCTGAAGGATTAAACAGTCCTGA
The nucleotide sequence above comes from Halodesulfovibrio sp.. Encoded proteins:
- a CDS encoding glutamate synthase-related protein translates to MLFKPISQNFSDFVIDRENDRCINCEVCVRQCSYEAHYWDDARQCVSHDHTKCVGCHRCEAFCPTGCLTIKKNPADFRDNALWTPTYMKHVYKQGDTGGILLSGMGSPSDKPIYWDNLQLDASQVTNPSIDPLREPMELTTYLGSKPDNVSFESTPDGPKLTTKVGPQLKLNYPLMFSAMSFGSINLNLHKAMAMAATELGIAYNTGEGGLHPDLYKYGQNTIVQVASGRFGVHKDYLNAGSAVEIKIGQGAKPGIGGHLPGEKIDEEVSKTRMCPVGSDAISPAPHHDIYSIEDLLQLIYAIKESTEYKVPVSVKIAAVHNAPAIASGIVRAGADIVVIDGFRGGTGAAPTMIRDNVGIPMELALAAVDNRLRDEGIRNHASLVVAGGIRCSADAIKAIALGADAIYIGTAALVSVGCTLCGRCYTGKCPWGIATNEARLKKRQNPDIAAKRLANLVRAWGHEIQEMLGGMGLNSIESLRGNRDKLRGLGLNETELDILGVKHAGR
- a CDS encoding M20 family metallo-hydrolase — encoded protein: MSEKLLAFLDAQHDLVIELQKEMTARPALCPSSGGQGEKDKADYLHGWLKENNITDVEELRAPDTRVSCGYRPTIIARVPGKTEKTLWIIGHTDVVPTGDLNLWDSDPWTIHVDGDFIYGRGVEDNQQAIVSGLLVAKGLVDNDITPEYTLGLILTADEETGSKYGLEYVMKERPELFKQEDLILVPDIGDADGTMIEVAEKSILWEKISVVGKQCHGSTPCEGINSLEAASTFILKIKKLHEIFDRKDDLFDPPISTFTPTKKEANVPNINTVPGLDVFFVDCRILPGYDLEDIRKEIKKLGDEVIAEYGVQITYEDDQAGQSISQTSVDSEVVTKLERAIKTVYNVTPQPKGVGGGTVAAHLRDEGHPVACWSKLIPNAHVPNEKTRISCNIGDAKVIATMLFDTAE
- a CDS encoding alpha/beta fold hydrolase, whose product is MKVGCLLIHGWTGSSFEMEPFVEPLEADGVVVRNIMLPGHGTTFEDFQTTGWSDWEWAAEKEYAALAEQVDAVFVVGISMGGTLALHVASKFPVAGVVSLAAPLYLYSLFPWQMKDWRIPFTPIIKHLKPVFPLGRRDETHLKIAPWEGYDEFVSLQQLHELMNGVKKVRQEVNSITAPILIVQAPTDRSVPLGNVFLLAKSVSSKDVTIKLLRIEEKVTGHHIITTHVETSEKIVQLVREFIKTHFYTKM
- a CDS encoding PxxKW family cysteine-rich protein, with the protein product MSAKAVSFADAKMTEEGMLYKGFVCQPVVEQCQGCERTGEFEGQTYCTSYATPNTKWALGGCNFATHVKATVDKSGKVKINPLKASKRAARGR
- a CDS encoding amidohydrolase; this translates as MQPCDTLLFAEIIVTQNESRSIIYNGGIAISESKILCIDAADVVRSQYTSKNTIELGSSLLMPGLINSHTHAAMTLLRGAADDLPLMDWLNNHIFPVEQNLTAEQVELGALLACAEMTRYGTTSFTDMYLIEDATYKAVDQSGLRVLGGEALFMFPSPAYKDFDAGIALVRELKAKWQSNPRIRQAVMPHAVYTTTPEILTTCRDVAEELNLPIHIHLAETPTETAACIESFGKRPVEYAHSLGLLGKRTTVAHAVDLTDDEISLLAETGTVVAHNPESNMKLASGMAPIEKMLAKGVTVTLGTDGAASNNALNMFTEMASCAFLHKVQHIDPTVASAQTVLDMATRNGACSMGQSDIGALTVGNQADIIALDLTQPNMLPMHNPVSQLVYATCGAEVHMTMVAGEILYHDGRYTKIDYPALIESAKDVAKWVQKKIQKRS